A window of the bacterium genome harbors these coding sequences:
- a CDS encoding Gfo/Idh/MocA family oxidoreductase: MDKRLKVGVVGSGHMGSYHVRLYSELLNVELVGVADINEKQVNQVASQYNTTPFTDYTKLYDKVEAVSIAVPTSAHYRVGKDFLEAGIPVLIEKPITNNLTEAKELIELAREKNIILQVGHVERFNTAVLELKKIVKDPIFIECRRLGPYNRRINDTGVVLDLLIHDIDIVLGLVNSPINEINLAAKSIYSEYEDIANVQIIFDNGCIATLTASRVTEDKIRTLAVTQPDAYVVLDYAEQELDIYRQGTSEYIITREAVGYKQESFIEKIFVHKDNPLKLELVHFVDCVLDKTVPMTPLDAELKALEVTLQIQDKLKL, encoded by the coding sequence ATGGATAAGAGATTAAAAGTCGGTGTAGTTGGTAGTGGGCATATGGGTAGTTACCATGTGCGACTTTATAGTGAGTTATTAAATGTTGAGTTAGTGGGGGTTGCGGATATTAATGAAAAGCAGGTTAATCAAGTCGCCAGCCAGTATAATACTACACCGTTCACTGATTATACAAAATTATATGACAAAGTTGAGGCAGTAAGCATTGCTGTGCCAACAAGTGCTCATTATCGAGTTGGGAAGGATTTTTTAGAAGCAGGAATCCCTGTCCTCATCGAAAAACCTATCACTAATAATCTAACAGAGGCTAAGGAATTGATAGAATTAGCCAGAGAAAAAAACATAATTCTCCAGGTAGGGCATGTAGAACGATTTAATACCGCAGTTTTGGAATTGAAGAAGATTGTTAAAGACCCAATTTTTATAGAATGTAGGCGGCTTGGACCTTATAACAGACGAATAAATGACACGGGCGTAGTCTTAGATTTGCTTATTCACGATATTGATATTGTCCTGGGTTTAGTTAATTCACCAATTAATGAAATAAATCTTGCGGCTAAATCTATCTATTCTGAATATGAAGACATTGCTAATGTTCAAATTATCTTTGACAATGGTTGTATTGCTACCTTAACGGCCTCAAGGGTAACTGAAGATAAGATTAGAACATTAGCCGTCACTCAACCAGATGCTTATGTTGTCTTAGATTATGCCGAGCAAGAGCTGGATATTTATCGCCAGGGAACTTCAGAATACATCATTACCCGAGAAGCGGTTGGCTATAAACAAGAATCATTTATTGAGAAAATCTTTGTCCATAAGGATAACCCATTAAAATTAGAATTGGTACATTTTGTTGATTGTGTATTAGACAAAACCGTGCCGATGACCCCTTTAGATGCCGAATTAAAGGCATTAGAGGTAACTTTACAAATTCAGGATAAATTAAAATTATAA